A part of Gramella sp. MAR_2010_147 genomic DNA contains:
- the treF gene encoding alpha,alpha-trehalase TreF, with protein MKHRIPFFLNYLLIFSLFFSCKIGPDPEQELETIEDEVEILPPGELYGELFYDVQTKEIFEDSKTFVDVVPEYNVGLIRQRYNMLNDTTTEGITDFVEQHFSVPGNDFEFETDSSSINSHIKNLWQVLKRPADERISGTLLPLPNPYIVPGGRFREIYYWDSYFTMLGLQEDEEIETIQNMVDNFAYLINEYGFIPNGNRTYYLGRSQPPFFAMMVQVLAASKGKPVYAKYLPELEREYNFWMDGASQLNQEKKHRRVVKMPDGEILNRYWDDNATPRPESYREDVATAESAIADNPELTKEEVYRNLRAGAESGWDFSSRWLNKNEAGEFDLSSIHTTHIVPVDLNSLMYNLENTIAKAAEIIGDSEKSEKFNQKAQSRKNAILKYHWNNEKGYFMDYNFKKAEQTERLSLAGVYPLFFEIASEQQSNLVSEKIEEVFLKSGGVVTTPYNTGQQWDAPNGWAPLQWLTIKGLQNYNKNKLAEKISSRWLKLNKDVYGRTYKMLEKYNVEDLTKESGGGEYPTQDGFGWTNGVYQKLSSEE; from the coding sequence ATGAAACATCGTATTCCTTTCTTTCTGAATTATCTATTAATATTCTCTTTATTTTTTTCCTGTAAAATTGGTCCAGATCCCGAACAGGAATTGGAAACAATTGAAGATGAAGTCGAAATACTTCCGCCGGGAGAATTATATGGAGAGCTATTCTATGATGTACAAACAAAAGAGATTTTTGAAGACAGCAAAACTTTTGTGGATGTGGTTCCGGAATATAATGTGGGCCTGATAAGGCAACGCTATAATATGCTAAATGATACCACCACAGAAGGTATCACAGATTTTGTTGAACAGCATTTTAGTGTTCCCGGAAACGATTTTGAATTTGAAACCGATTCTTCTTCCATTAATTCTCATATAAAAAACCTTTGGCAGGTGCTTAAGCGTCCGGCAGATGAAAGAATTTCCGGAACTTTACTTCCCTTGCCAAATCCATATATTGTTCCGGGAGGCAGGTTCCGGGAAATTTATTATTGGGATAGTTATTTTACGATGCTTGGATTACAGGAAGATGAAGAAATAGAAACTATTCAGAATATGGTAGATAATTTTGCTTACCTGATTAACGAATACGGCTTTATTCCAAATGGAAACAGGACTTACTATTTAGGAAGATCACAGCCGCCCTTTTTTGCTATGATGGTGCAGGTACTTGCAGCATCTAAAGGAAAACCGGTTTACGCCAAATATTTGCCTGAATTGGAGAGGGAATATAATTTCTGGATGGATGGAGCTTCACAGCTCAATCAGGAAAAAAAGCATAGACGAGTGGTCAAAATGCCGGATGGTGAAATTTTAAACAGGTATTGGGATGATAATGCTACGCCGAGACCGGAGAGTTACCGGGAAGATGTAGCAACCGCAGAAAGTGCAATAGCAGATAATCCTGAACTTACCAAAGAAGAAGTATATAGAAATCTTAGAGCCGGAGCAGAATCTGGCTGGGATTTTTCCAGTAGATGGTTAAATAAGAATGAAGCAGGTGAATTTGACCTTTCAAGTATTCATACGACTCATATTGTACCTGTAGACCTTAATTCTTTAATGTACAATCTGGAAAATACTATTGCAAAAGCGGCCGAAATTATCGGAGATTCTGAGAAATCAGAAAAGTTTAATCAGAAAGCTCAAAGCAGAAAAAATGCGATTTTAAAATATCATTGGAATAATGAAAAAGGATATTTTATGGACTATAACTTTAAAAAGGCCGAGCAAACCGAGCGTTTATCTCTGGCAGGTGTCTATCCCCTTTTCTTTGAGATCGCAAGTGAGCAACAGTCCAATTTAGTTTCAGAGAAAATTGAAGAGGTTTTCCTAAAATCTGGCGGAGTGGTAACCACACCTTATAATACGGGACAGCAATGGGATGCTCCCAATGGCTGGGCTCCTTTACAGTGGCTTACTATCAAGGGGCTTCAAAATTATAATAAGAATAAACTAGCTGAAAAAATAAGTTCACGGTGGCTGAAACTAAATAAGGATGTTTATGGTAGAACATATAAGATGCTGGAAAAATATAATGTAGAAGATCTTACCAAAGAAAGTGGAGGAGGAGAGTACCCCACTCAGGATGGCTTTGGATGGACCAATGGGGTATATCAAAAATTGTCTTCGGAAGAATAG
- a CDS encoding GNAT family N-acetyltransferase: MQIVSWEPKYSEEFKHMNIHWLKEFFWIEPHDENVLGNPEKYIIEPGGKIFFVKQREEIIGCVALMKIKNDIFELTKMAVKPEHRGKKIGHELMKHTILFAQQKEWKKLIIYSNRKLENAIHLYKKYGFEEIPIEDNNPYSRGDIKMQLNLS; this comes from the coding sequence ATGCAAATAGTTTCCTGGGAACCGAAATATTCCGAAGAGTTTAAACATATGAATATTCACTGGCTAAAAGAATTTTTCTGGATAGAACCACATGATGAGAACGTTCTTGGGAATCCTGAAAAATATATCATCGAACCGGGAGGAAAGATTTTTTTCGTTAAGCAAAGAGAAGAAATCATCGGCTGTGTGGCCTTGATGAAAATCAAGAACGATATTTTTGAACTCACAAAAATGGCAGTAAAGCCGGAACATCGTGGAAAAAAAATAGGTCATGAATTAATGAAACACACCATATTATTTGCTCAACAAAAAGAATGGAAAAAACTGATCATTTATAGCAACAGAAAGCTTGAAAATGCTATTCATTTATATAAAAAATATGGCTTTGAAGAAATTCCAATTGAAGATAACAATCCATATTCCCGGGGTGATATTAAAATGCAGCTAAACCTTTCATAA
- a CDS encoding MBL fold metallo-hydrolase: MRSIATLMILSILFIGCKNEKKTNENQAENKVAEKTIAKNEQSDSLKIEITPISHATAVFKWDNTVFYTDPVGGADAFKGKATPDFVLITDIHGDHMNAETLDALELENAKIFVPKAVQEKLPEDLQGNLVVLNNGETNEYMGFKIKAIPMYNLPQSKDAMHVKGRGNGYILEKNGEKLYISGDTEDIPEMRNLKDIDVALVSMNLPYTMPVDKAADGVLAFKPKKVIPYHYRGKDGLADVEKFKELVNKGNQNIKVELMDWYPGRKK, from the coding sequence ATGAGAAGTATAGCTACCCTAATGATCTTGAGCATCCTGTTTATTGGGTGCAAGAATGAGAAAAAAACTAATGAAAATCAGGCTGAGAATAAAGTAGCTGAGAAAACAATAGCGAAGAATGAACAGTCTGATTCACTTAAGATTGAAATAACTCCAATTTCACATGCCACGGCTGTATTTAAATGGGACAATACCGTATTTTATACAGACCCTGTTGGAGGTGCTGATGCATTCAAAGGAAAAGCGACTCCAGATTTTGTTTTAATTACAGATATTCATGGAGATCACATGAACGCTGAAACTCTAGATGCACTTGAACTTGAAAATGCTAAAATATTTGTCCCTAAAGCCGTACAGGAAAAGTTGCCTGAGGATCTACAAGGGAATCTTGTTGTCCTAAATAACGGAGAAACAAATGAATATATGGGCTTTAAAATTAAGGCTATCCCAATGTATAACCTGCCACAAAGTAAAGATGCCATGCATGTCAAAGGACGTGGTAATGGTTATATTTTAGAAAAAAATGGAGAGAAATTATATATTTCAGGAGATACCGAAGATATTCCGGAAATGAGAAACCTTAAGGATATTGATGTAGCTTTAGTATCGATGAACTTACCTTATACTATGCCTGTCGATAAGGCAGCTGATGGAGTTCTAGCTTTCAAGCCAAAAAAAGTGATTCCTTATCATTATCGCGGAAAAGATGGACTCGCCGATGTAGAAAAATTTAAAGAACTTGTAAATAAAGGAAATCAAAATATTAAGGTTGAATTGATGGATTGGTATCCGGGCAGAAAAAAGTGA
- the sucC gene encoding ADP-forming succinate--CoA ligase subunit beta, whose translation MNIHEYQGKEILSSFGVRIQRGTVARNAKEAVDAAKELTEKTGTGWHVIKAQVHAGGRGKGGGVKLAKNLKEVEEIAGDIIGMNLVTPQTSAEGKKVHQVLVAEDVYYPGENEPEEYYMSVLLNRATGRNMIMYSTEGGMDIETVAEETPDLIFTEEIDPSTGLLGFQARRIAFNLGLSGKGFKEMTKFVMSLYEAFEKSDSSLFEINPVLKTSDDLIMAVDAKVTLDDNALFRHKDYAEMRDVREENPTEVEAREVGLNYVDLDGNVGCMVNGAGLAMATMDLIKQAGGEPANFLDVGGTADAKRVEEAFRLILKDDKVEAILVNIFGGIVRCDRVAQGIVDASKNMGDAMNVPIIVRLQGTNADIAKDLIDNSGLKVYSAVQFQEAADKVQEVLS comes from the coding sequence ATGAATATACACGAATATCAAGGAAAAGAAATTTTAAGCAGCTTCGGAGTTCGCATTCAACGTGGAACCGTTGCAAGAAACGCCAAAGAAGCAGTAGATGCTGCTAAAGAGCTAACTGAAAAAACGGGCACCGGGTGGCATGTGATCAAAGCACAGGTACACGCGGGTGGTCGTGGTAAAGGTGGCGGCGTTAAGCTTGCAAAGAACCTTAAAGAGGTGGAAGAAATAGCAGGGGATATCATAGGAATGAATCTTGTGACTCCTCAAACTTCTGCTGAAGGAAAGAAAGTTCATCAGGTGCTGGTTGCTGAAGATGTTTATTATCCTGGAGAAAATGAGCCGGAAGAATATTATATGTCAGTGCTACTTAACCGGGCTACAGGTCGTAACATGATCATGTATTCCACGGAAGGTGGAATGGACATTGAAACGGTTGCAGAAGAAACTCCAGACCTTATATTCACTGAAGAAATAGACCCATCAACTGGATTATTAGGATTCCAGGCTCGCCGTATTGCTTTTAATCTTGGACTTAGCGGAAAAGGATTTAAAGAAATGACGAAATTCGTAATGTCGCTTTATGAAGCTTTTGAAAAATCTGATTCTTCTCTATTTGAGATCAACCCGGTATTAAAAACCAGTGATGATCTAATCATGGCGGTTGATGCAAAAGTGACTTTAGATGATAATGCACTTTTCCGTCATAAGGATTATGCAGAGATGCGTGATGTTCGTGAAGAAAACCCAACAGAAGTTGAAGCTAGAGAAGTAGGTCTTAACTATGTTGATCTTGATGGGAATGTTGGATGTATGGTAAATGGTGCCGGACTTGCAATGGCAACAATGGATCTTATTAAACAAGCCGGAGGGGAACCTGCAAACTTCCTTGATGTTGGTGGTACTGCAGATGCTAAAAGAGTAGAAGAAGCATTTAGACTTATTCTTAAAGATGATAAAGTTGAAGCTATTCTTGTAAATATCTTTGGAGGTATTGTTCGTTGCGACCGTGTTGCACAAGGGATTGTAGATGCTTCTAAGAATATGGGAGACGCGATGAATGTGCCAATCATTGTTCGTTTGCAAGGTACAAATGCAGACATTGCAAAAGATTTAATCGATAACAGCGGACTTAAAGTGTACAGTGCAGTACAATTCCAGGAAGCTGCAGATAAAGTACAGGAAGTACTTTCCTAG
- a CDS encoding MFS transporter, producing the protein MNKALLALAIGGFGIGMTEFVIMGILPEVAEALNITIPQAGHFISAYALGVVVGAPLLTVFGNKWPPHKVLLGLMIWFTIFNTLSAFSNSYTLLLISRFLSGLPHGAFFGIGAVVAGKLAKPGKDAQAIAMMFTGLTVANVIGVPLGTWLGQNFEWGVAFLAVGVVGVMAILSVKFWMPDLPNNESNGFKKDLKALKKPELWMVILLTTIGTGGFFAWYSYIAPLITDVAGHNENIVSYAMILAGLGMVAGNFIGAKLAEMFSPIYAVIIALALMVVALISNTFLAFDQIGVLVMTFILPVIAFCIATPIQMAVINSAKGSEMLGSSLNQSAFNMGNASGAYLAGLPIAYGYGIVSAQYVGAAMAGMGIFIGLGVVMIRKQQAAQLEMRNS; encoded by the coding sequence ATGAACAAGGCATTGCTAGCATTGGCTATTGGTGGATTTGGAATAGGAATGACCGAATTCGTAATCATGGGTATTTTACCTGAAGTTGCCGAAGCTCTTAACATCACCATCCCACAGGCCGGTCATTTCATTTCAGCCTATGCCCTTGGTGTGGTCGTTGGTGCTCCCTTACTCACCGTTTTTGGCAATAAATGGCCTCCACATAAGGTATTGCTAGGTCTTATGATCTGGTTCACTATTTTCAATACTTTATCTGCTTTTTCGAACTCATATACCCTTTTGTTAATATCGAGATTTTTATCAGGATTACCACATGGTGCATTTTTTGGAATTGGAGCGGTTGTCGCAGGCAAACTTGCAAAACCGGGCAAAGATGCCCAGGCTATTGCCATGATGTTCACGGGGCTTACAGTTGCCAACGTTATTGGTGTACCACTGGGAACCTGGTTGGGACAAAATTTTGAATGGGGAGTTGCCTTTCTTGCTGTTGGCGTTGTTGGTGTCATGGCGATTCTCAGTGTGAAATTCTGGATGCCAGATCTACCAAATAATGAATCTAACGGATTTAAAAAAGATTTAAAAGCTCTTAAAAAACCTGAACTATGGATGGTGATTCTATTAACAACCATTGGCACTGGAGGTTTTTTTGCCTGGTACAGCTATATAGCGCCATTAATTACAGATGTGGCAGGCCATAATGAAAATATAGTTAGTTATGCCATGATTCTTGCCGGTCTGGGTATGGTTGCCGGGAATTTTATAGGAGCGAAACTCGCTGAAATGTTTAGCCCTATATATGCCGTCATCATTGCCCTGGCACTAATGGTCGTTGCACTAATTTCAAATACCTTTCTTGCCTTTGACCAAATTGGTGTTTTGGTTATGACCTTTATTCTACCGGTAATTGCATTTTGTATCGCAACCCCCATTCAAATGGCGGTTATCAATTCTGCTAAAGGATCTGAAATGTTAGGCTCTTCCCTAAACCAGAGTGCCTTTAATATGGGAAATGCCAGTGGGGCATATCTCGCCGGTCTTCCTATTGCTTACGGTTACGGAATTGTTTCTGCACAATATGTTGGGGCTGCCATGGCTGGAATGGGAATCTTTATAGGTTTAGGTGTGGTTATGATAAGAAAACAACAGGCAGCGCAACTCGAAATGAGGAATTCTTAA
- the lysA gene encoding diaminopimelate decarboxylase — protein sequence MTQKDLLSITRKFDSPVYVYDADKIISQYKRLTDAFKVNELRIHYAVKALSNISILKLLNSLGCGLDTVSIQEVKLGLKAGVDPSKIIYTPNGVSLEEIEEVVKLGAQINIDNLSVLEQFGSKHPEIPVCIRINPHVMAGGNSKISVGHIDSKFGISIHQMPHLLRIVENTGMHINGIHMHTGSDILDIGVFLHASEILFEAARNFKELEFIDFGSGFKVPYREGDIETDIEDLGTQLTEKFERFCKKYGRELALAFEPGKYLVSEAGNFLAKVNVIKQTTSTVFAGIDTGFNHLIRPMFYGSHHDISNISNPDAKPRFYSVVGYICETDTFGNNRRISEIREGDILSFSNAGAYCFSMASNFNSRYRPAEVLWYNGQAHLIRERETFEDLVRHQVEINFENTPKELVDKVD from the coding sequence ATGACTCAGAAAGATCTGCTTTCAATTACCAGGAAATTTGATAGTCCGGTGTATGTTTATGATGCCGATAAGATCATATCTCAATATAAAAGGCTTACGGATGCTTTTAAAGTAAACGAACTTCGAATTCATTATGCCGTAAAAGCATTGTCTAATATTTCTATCCTGAAACTATTAAATTCATTAGGTTGTGGACTGGATACTGTTTCTATTCAGGAAGTAAAATTAGGATTGAAAGCCGGTGTAGATCCATCTAAAATTATTTACACGCCCAATGGTGTTTCCCTGGAGGAGATCGAAGAAGTGGTAAAACTTGGAGCACAAATTAATATTGATAATCTATCAGTCTTAGAGCAATTTGGCAGTAAACATCCTGAAATTCCAGTTTGTATAAGGATCAATCCGCATGTGATGGCTGGTGGAAATTCCAAAATTTCTGTTGGCCATATAGATTCCAAGTTTGGAATTAGCATTCACCAGATGCCTCATTTACTTAGAATTGTTGAGAATACGGGAATGCACATCAATGGTATTCATATGCATACCGGTAGCGATATTCTGGATATTGGAGTATTTCTTCATGCTTCGGAAATTCTTTTTGAAGCTGCCCGGAATTTTAAGGAATTGGAATTTATTGACTTTGGAAGCGGATTTAAAGTGCCTTATCGCGAAGGAGATATTGAAACCGATATTGAAGATCTTGGTACTCAGTTAACCGAAAAATTTGAAAGATTTTGTAAAAAATATGGACGGGAACTGGCCCTGGCCTTTGAGCCCGGAAAATATCTGGTAAGTGAGGCCGGAAACTTTCTTGCAAAGGTAAATGTCATCAAGCAAACTACTTCCACGGTTTTTGCCGGAATTGATACTGGTTTCAATCATTTAATAAGACCCATGTTTTATGGATCGCATCACGACATTTCCAATATATCTAATCCTGATGCTAAACCGCGCTTCTATAGTGTTGTTGGTTACATCTGTGAAACAGATACTTTCGGCAATAATCGCAGAATTTCTGAAATACGTGAAGGTGATATTTTAAGTTTTAGCAACGCGGGAGCTTATTGTTTCTCGATGGCCAGTAATTTTAATTCAAGATATCGTCCCGCTGAAGTCTTATGGTATAATGGGCAGGCCCATCTAATAAGAGAACGTGAAACTTTTGAAGACCTTGTGAGACATCAGGTAGAAATAAATTTTGAAAATACACCCAAAGAGCTTGTAGATAAGGTAGATTAA
- a CDS encoding CHAD domain-containing protein, with translation MEYKLNKDQNFQEEIQLIFEAEVNGCIEALRDLDIHEAIHDIRKRMKKLRALARLFRDEMGEKEYKALNIRFRDLGREISSLRDLTAHLETLENLKSRYGKYLYKSFFNSVEKNLENEREKLTDELSNKEFFTGYLMEELTSIKSEINQWPVNSNNINIILPSIQRVYERGVKGMKKAYKTQTSEDFHEWRKRVKYLWYQLLLLQDTWPQFFESLEAEVHLLADYLGDDHDLMLFREKVLSEEFDLKDEEQKEMYEALIAEFSDTLRNEAKVKGELIYAENPEDFKNRIGKYTQINWN, from the coding sequence ATGGAATATAAACTGAATAAGGATCAGAATTTTCAAGAGGAAATACAACTCATCTTTGAAGCAGAAGTTAATGGTTGCATAGAAGCTTTACGGGATCTGGATATTCATGAGGCTATTCATGATATTCGTAAGCGAATGAAAAAGTTACGCGCCCTGGCACGACTCTTTAGAGATGAAATGGGAGAAAAAGAATATAAAGCGCTTAATATTCGTTTCAGAGATCTTGGAAGAGAAATTTCTTCACTAAGGGATCTCACCGCGCATCTGGAAACCCTGGAAAATTTAAAAAGCAGGTATGGCAAATATTTATATAAAAGCTTTTTCAACTCGGTTGAAAAAAATCTTGAAAACGAAAGAGAAAAACTAACCGACGAACTTTCAAATAAGGAGTTTTTCACTGGATATTTAATGGAAGAACTAACTAGCATTAAAAGTGAAATTAACCAGTGGCCGGTAAACTCTAACAATATAAATATCATTCTGCCAAGTATTCAAAGAGTTTATGAACGTGGAGTAAAAGGAATGAAAAAGGCATATAAAACTCAAACTTCAGAAGACTTTCATGAGTGGAGGAAAAGAGTAAAGTATTTATGGTATCAGCTGTTGTTGCTTCAGGATACCTGGCCTCAATTTTTTGAAAGCCTGGAAGCCGAGGTTCATTTATTAGCAGATTATCTGGGTGACGATCACGATCTCATGCTATTTCGCGAGAAAGTATTGTCAGAGGAGTTTGATTTAAAAGACGAGGAACAAAAGGAGATGTACGAGGCACTTATAGCTGAATTTAGTGATACGCTTCGAAATGAAGCTAAAGTAAAAGGTGAATTAATTTATGCTGAAAATCCTGAAGATTTTAAAAACAGGATAGGAAAATACACTCAAATTAACTGGAATTGA
- a CDS encoding cyclase family protein, which produces MKNLIFLLILFFGFNISAQDLSSEEIEIIDLTYAFSNETIYWVTAREFNLEEVAKGKTEKGFYYSANNFSTAEHGGTHIDAPIHFAENKQSVDEIPLDQLIGTGIKIDVSKMARQNPDYRIRIEDLKQWEQTNGIIPEKSIVLFETGFGKFYPNAKKYLGTDKRGPEAVKELHFPGLSKEAAEWLIANRNIKAVGLDTASIDYGQSTNFDTHVMLMTHNIPAFENVAHLEKLPATGFQIIALPIKIKGGSGGPLRIIAIK; this is translated from the coding sequence ATGAAAAATCTGATCTTTTTACTCATTTTATTTTTCGGTTTTAATATTTCAGCCCAGGATTTGTCTTCAGAAGAGATAGAGATTATAGATCTCACCTATGCATTCTCTAATGAAACCATATACTGGGTGACCGCCAGGGAGTTTAATCTTGAGGAAGTTGCCAAAGGAAAGACTGAAAAAGGTTTTTATTACTCCGCTAACAACTTTTCTACCGCCGAACATGGCGGTACTCATATAGATGCCCCCATACATTTCGCTGAAAATAAACAAAGTGTAGATGAAATTCCATTGGACCAACTCATAGGTACAGGTATAAAAATTGATGTATCAAAAATGGCACGTCAAAATCCAGATTATCGCATAAGAATAGAAGACTTAAAGCAATGGGAACAAACTAATGGAATTATTCCTGAAAAAAGCATCGTGCTGTTTGAAACCGGCTTCGGGAAATTCTATCCAAATGCAAAAAAATACCTGGGAACCGATAAAAGAGGCCCCGAGGCGGTAAAGGAACTCCATTTCCCCGGTCTTTCTAAAGAAGCTGCAGAATGGCTTATAGCAAATAGAAACATTAAAGCCGTAGGCCTGGATACTGCCAGTATAGATTATGGTCAGTCTACAAATTTTGACACACATGTTATGTTAATGACCCATAATATTCCTGCTTTTGAAAATGTTGCACATCTGGAAAAGTTACCCGCTACCGGTTTTCAAATTATTGCGCTACCAATTAAAATTAAAGGTGGTAGCGGCGGCCCTTTAAGAATTATTGCCATTAAATAA
- a CDS encoding 2'-5' RNA ligase family protein: protein MSKNKRGPLYFIAILPPVDIRNEIRSFKETISRHHDVKHALKLPAHLTLQIPFRIFEENESKLIEKLKGFSKMVDPFLVDLNGFGSFSKNVIFVKVLDHKPLINLHAELQQLIMSLVELKSHEISTKIHPHLTIAVRDLKRSNFSAVWKDFENKDYKNSFRAENLSLLKHNGKTWDIIEVFDFKKCD from the coding sequence GTGAGTAAAAATAAGCGCGGTCCACTATATTTTATTGCCATACTTCCTCCTGTTGATATTAGAAATGAAATCAGGAGTTTTAAAGAGACTATTTCCAGGCATCATGATGTGAAGCATGCTTTAAAACTCCCGGCCCATTTAACACTACAAATACCTTTCAGGATATTTGAAGAGAACGAATCTAAATTAATCGAGAAATTAAAAGGCTTTTCAAAAATGGTGGACCCATTTCTGGTAGACCTTAATGGTTTTGGAAGCTTTTCTAAAAATGTCATTTTTGTGAAAGTTCTTGATCACAAACCATTAATTAATCTTCATGCTGAATTACAGCAATTGATCATGTCATTGGTTGAGCTAAAAAGCCATGAAATCTCAACGAAGATCCATCCACATTTAACCATTGCTGTTAGAGATCTAAAAAGAAGTAATTTTTCGGCAGTCTGGAAGGACTTTGAAAATAAGGATTATAAAAATTCCTTCAGAGCTGAAAATCTTTCCCTGTTAAAACATAATGGAAAAACATGGGATATAATAGAAGTCTTCGATTTCAAAAAATGCGATTAA
- a CDS encoding hemolysin III family protein: MGSIKKPKYYSPEEEKLNILSHAIGFVLSIVALVLLILKAQRLGDNIHLVSFIIFGASMVLVYAASTFYHSAKTHRLRIKLNILDHAAIYILIAGTYTPFALVTLNGTTGWTILWVVWLMALVGVILKLFYAGRYQLLSTIMYVAMGWIIIFAINPLIENFSTEGLWWLFTGGIFYTIGAILFMQNKIPFNHAIFHIFVLLGTFAHFISIYFYILPSAKVL; this comes from the coding sequence ATGGGTAGCATTAAAAAGCCAAAATATTATTCCCCCGAAGAAGAAAAACTGAATATTCTTTCACATGCAATAGGATTTGTATTGAGTATTGTTGCTCTAGTATTATTGATCCTCAAAGCACAAAGACTGGGAGATAATATACATCTGGTAAGTTTTATCATTTTTGGAGCTAGTATGGTTTTGGTGTATGCAGCTTCTACCTTTTACCATAGTGCCAAAACACACAGGTTACGAATAAAACTGAATATTCTGGACCATGCGGCCATTTACATTCTTATTGCCGGTACCTATACTCCCTTTGCTTTGGTCACACTTAATGGTACCACAGGATGGACTATTTTATGGGTTGTATGGCTTATGGCCCTGGTTGGTGTTATTCTTAAATTATTTTATGCAGGGCGCTATCAGTTATTGTCAACTATTATGTACGTGGCGATGGGTTGGATTATAATTTTCGCTATTAATCCCTTAATTGAAAATTTTTCTACTGAAGGTTTATGGTGGTTATTTACGGGCGGTATTTTTTATACTATAGGAGCCATCCTTTTTATGCAAAATAAGATACCATTCAATCATGCCATCTTTCATATTTTTGTATTGCTTGGTACTTTCGCACATTTTATTAGTATCTATTTCTATATTTTACCATCAGCTAAAGTATTGTAG
- a CDS encoding histidine kinase, translating to MSLSTFKQKYIDFKLVLLLAGFYLMFDLVLIVKVAYMRSYMHAPEGVENFMWSEFLVHNLLFDYIIVVSYMTLIAISTKRFLNKNYPWVKIISIHTLFSILIGLIIRFVFDFYSIIAGRIDIADFNLRKSINAFIYVIDLNFLIYFAMIFIIYTYYYLRQVKEAEKRHSKLESQLVNTRMKMLSSQLQPHFLFNTLNSIAVLTDMDSNKAKDTIADLSDFLREILYNSDRNRITLDEELRILEYYLNIVNVRFSDHLKITKDIDDSLMVKKVPAMLLQPVIENSIKHGYSYDHTDLEINVSVYQEEKMLVIKIENNGALISETHVQLMQKGVGLKNINDRLRNLYKDKFFFEIRNKENSKGVETIIKIPE from the coding sequence ATGAGCCTCTCAACATTTAAACAGAAGTATATAGATTTTAAACTGGTATTATTACTGGCTGGATTCTATTTGATGTTCGACCTGGTTTTGATCGTGAAAGTTGCCTATATGCGCTCCTATATGCACGCACCAGAAGGAGTAGAGAATTTTATGTGGTCAGAATTTCTAGTTCATAATCTTTTGTTCGATTATATTATCGTAGTGAGCTATATGACGCTTATAGCCATTAGTACCAAACGTTTTCTAAATAAAAATTATCCCTGGGTTAAAATTATCTCTATTCATACACTCTTTTCTATTTTAATAGGACTAATAATTAGATTTGTTTTCGACTTTTATTCCATTATTGCGGGGCGCATAGATATCGCCGATTTTAATTTGAGAAAAAGTATCAATGCCTTTATATATGTGATAGATCTCAACTTTCTCATCTATTTTGCAATGATCTTTATCATTTATACCTACTATTATTTAAGACAGGTGAAAGAGGCAGAAAAGAGACATTCTAAACTGGAATCACAATTGGTGAATACACGGATGAAAATGCTTTCTTCTCAATTACAACCCCATTTTCTTTTTAATACTCTAAACTCCATTGCCGTATTAACCGATATGGATTCTAATAAGGCAAAAGATACCATAGCAGATTTGAGTGATTTTTTGCGTGAAATTCTATACAATAGTGACCGTAACAGGATCACATTAGATGAGGAATTGAGAATTCTTGAATATTATTTAAACATTGTAAACGTTAGATTTTCAGATCACCTAAAAATTACTAAAGATATCGACGATTCACTTATGGTGAAAAAGGTACCCGCAATGCTTTTACAGCCAGTGATAGAGAATTCAATAAAACATGGGTATTCCTACGATCATACAGATCTGGAAATCAATGTGTCTGTATATCAGGAAGAGAAAATGCTGGTAATTAAAATTGAAAATAACGGTGCTCTTATTTCTGAAACTCATGTCCAGCTCATGCAAAAAGGGGTAGGCCTTAAAAATATTAACGACAGATTGCGTAATCTCTATAAAGACAAATTTTTCTTCGAAATTCGAAATAAGGAAAATAGTAAAGGAGTAGAAACAATTATCAAGATCCCTGAATAA